The following proteins come from a genomic window of Thermodesulfobacteriota bacterium:
- a CDS encoding AMP-binding protein, producing the protein MRRSSRKGKQVKSCGREPLCVEARVVDERGEDVQPGQVGEVIARGPDMMKGYWNAPEATEQTIRGGYVYTGDQATVDEEGYIFLVGRKKNSITTQGNMILPLEVEEVILQHPQVLEVAVIGLPDEKLGETVKAVVIKRGDYLTEEDIIALCQVNLPDYAVPQSVDFVESLPKTAGTGRIQRYRLREEYIRASSRGE; encoded by the coding sequence ATTCGAAGGTCTTCCAGAAAAGGTAAACAGGTAAAGTCTTGCGGTCGTGAACCATTATGTGTTGAAGCGAGGGTAGTAGATGAGCGAGGAGAGGACGTTCAACCAGGTCAGGTTGGAGAGGTTATTGCCAGAGGCCCTGATATGATGAAAGGTTACTGGAATGCCCCTGAGGCAACGGAACAAACCATAAGAGGAGGTTATGTCTACACCGGTGATCAAGCCACGGTAGATGAAGAGGGATATATTTTCCTTGTTGGTAGAAAGAAGAATAGTATTACCACTCAAGGCAATATGATTTTGCCTTTAGAAGTAGAAGAAGTCATCTTGCAGCACCCACAGGTGCTTGAGGTGGCAGTGATAGGCTTGCCGGATGAAAAACTGGGAGAGACAGTCAAAGCGGTGGTGATTAAAAGGGGCGATTATTTAACTGAAGAGGATATTATAGCATTATGCCAGGTAAACCTTCCTGACTACGCTGTTCCTCAATCGGTAGATTTTGTTGAAAGTTTACCGAAGACTGCCGGTACAGGCAGGATACAGAGATACAGGTTACGTGAAGAGTATATTCGAGCCTCTTCAAGGGGAGAGTAG
- a CDS encoding radical SAM protein, which produces MSTSLKCLHLSPSDILDFTWDKYQRKVSRLNRPVVIAWGLTNACDLRCIHCAVEAGKPAKNELSTEEAFMAIDNMAEAGTKHLLIAGGEPLVREDIFTLADYGSKKLSVGINTNGFSLNRSVAQRLKDAGVNQIRISLDGAKSKTHNLIRGKDSFERAVEAIETCVSLGFADVGIEATISLLNYDELPEMIKLASDLGVGVFEAGDMAPAGRAKKLAHFCLSREQRREMLKFLAEIQETIPTLIITSELPHIFIVSKSMQNKCIDPYSKEVSLGCGAGIAGAGLTVDGKIVPCPLGLLAEVGDIRRDRLKDVWLNSPLLKKLQSRKVGGKCGRCEYQYACGGCRGAAAIAGDPMGEDPSCWHEPALK; this is translated from the coding sequence ATGAGTACCTCTTTAAAGTGTTTACACTTATCGCCATCAGACATTCTGGATTTTACCTGGGATAAATATCAAAGGAAGGTCTCCCGGCTGAATCGTCCTGTGGTTATTGCCTGGGGGCTAACTAATGCCTGTGATCTAAGATGCATTCATTGTGCGGTGGAAGCAGGGAAACCTGCCAAGAATGAATTGTCTACTGAAGAGGCATTTATGGCAATAGACAATATGGCAGAGGCGGGGACAAAACACCTGTTGATAGCCGGTGGAGAGCCACTTGTAAGGGAAGACATCTTTACTCTGGCAGACTATGGATCGAAAAAGCTATCGGTAGGGATTAATACCAATGGGTTTTCCCTTAACCGATCCGTAGCACAAAGATTGAAGGATGCCGGTGTTAATCAGATAAGAATCAGCCTTGATGGGGCTAAATCAAAAACCCATAACTTAATAAGAGGAAAAGACTCATTTGAAAGGGCGGTAGAGGCAATAGAAACCTGCGTCAGCCTGGGTTTTGCTGATGTGGGAATTGAGGCAACCATATCTCTATTAAACTATGATGAACTTCCTGAAATGATCAAACTCGCTTCTGATCTTGGAGTAGGTGTATTTGAAGCAGGGGATATGGCACCTGCAGGAAGGGCAAAGAAACTTGCACACTTCTGTTTATCGAGAGAGCAAAGGAGAGAAATGCTGAAATTCCTTGCTGAAATACAGGAGACTATACCCACGCTTATTATAACCTCCGAGCTGCCCCATATTTTTATAGTAAGTAAGAGCATGCAGAATAAATGCATCGATCCTTATTCAAAAGAAGTATCCCTGGGTTGTGGGGCAGGGATAGCAGGTGCCGGTCTCACAGTGGATGGCAAAATCGTACCCTGTCCTCTTGGTTTACTGGCAGAAGTTGGCGACATCAGAAGAGATAGGTTGAAGGATGTCTGGTTAAATTCTCCCTTATTGAAGAAACTGCAATCAAGGAAAGTAGGCGGTAAATGCGGGAGGTGTGAGTATCAGTACGCATGTGGTGGATGCAGAGGGGCAGCCGCTATAGCAGGAGACCCCATGGGAGAGGACCCCAGTTGCTGGCATGAACCTGCTCTCAAATAG
- a CDS encoding epoxyqueuosine reductase — protein sequence MEDLTQIVKDMAKSYGVSNVGIVTNETLEGGPPSTDLSYVLPNAKSAVCFSLSLNEKAIESFLKKEDRIAHETDQIRTNALASGISLEMAMFLEQKGYPSVAQAANVVYRRDTEKGPLDMLPPISHKYMAVRSGIGHFGYSGNVITKNEGASIVLGTLVTEADLIPTDPLPEEDNYCDNCRLCNAACASGLMSQDEEVTVTMRGFKFSYSKRRDYNRCGYVCGGFTGLHQSGKWSTWAPGRFPIPENDGEFQPAMRKTARAYRTRMSHGKGFFSFLMPGYRIEYTCGHCMLVCHPDKEVRKKRYEMLIESGIIVENPADGSREAVSPEEATRRISSLNPEVRAMYEEV from the coding sequence ATGGAAGATTTGACTCAAATCGTAAAGGATATGGCCAAGAGCTACGGAGTTAGCAACGTTGGTATCGTGACCAACGAAACGCTAGAAGGAGGCCCTCCATCAACGGACCTATCGTATGTGTTGCCAAATGCAAAATCAGCGGTATGTTTTTCACTCTCTCTGAATGAGAAGGCGATCGAATCCTTTCTCAAAAAAGAGGACCGTATCGCCCATGAAACAGATCAGATCCGTACAAATGCCTTGGCAAGTGGGATCTCTTTGGAAATGGCCATGTTCTTGGAGCAAAAGGGTTATCCTTCGGTTGCCCAGGCAGCTAATGTTGTCTATAGAAGAGATACGGAAAAGGGACCCTTGGATATGCTACCACCTATTTCTCATAAATATATGGCCGTTCGTTCCGGAATCGGGCACTTTGGGTATTCTGGAAATGTTATCACAAAGAATGAAGGTGCCTCAATTGTCTTGGGGACACTTGTAACAGAAGCTGATCTCATTCCAACAGACCCTCTTCCAGAGGAAGACAACTACTGTGACAACTGTCGTTTATGTAATGCTGCATGTGCCTCTGGATTGATGTCGCAGGATGAAGAAGTTACTGTCACAATGCGAGGGTTCAAATTTTCCTATTCCAAGCGTCGCGACTATAATCGATGCGGCTATGTCTGTGGAGGCTTTACAGGGCTTCATCAATCCGGCAAGTGGTCGACGTGGGCACCGGGCAGATTTCCGATCCCAGAAAACGATGGCGAATTCCAACCCGCTATGCGCAAAACTGCCAGAGCATACCGAACGAGGATGTCTCATGGGAAAGGATTCTTTTCTTTCTTAATGCCCGGTTACAGAATAGAGTATACGTGTGGTCACTGTATGCTCGTGTGCCACCCGGACAAAGAGGTAAGAAAGAAACGATATGAGATGTTAATAGAAAGCGGCATAATAGTGGAAAATCCTGCTGATGGTTCCCGCGAGGCTGTCTCGCCAGAGGAGGCAACCAGACGAATTTCTTCACTGAATCCTGAGGTAAGGGCAATGTATGAGGAAGTATAG
- a CDS encoding 2-hydroxyacyl-CoA dehydratase family protein, with amino-acid sequence MTTKMTEPGKKSLQTTSEIGKAIKAYYGLVKAAKEEGKPVIWSAGLIPREIYHCVDAPIIAIEHLPLVLASKQLSSHYCQIAEADGLSRDVCPYHRTFAGCAIATERDAYLEKFFVPPDLIIASNLPCMSESKSFLYSVNHYNCPYYFIDAPINTWGKEIPDYAIEYYAGQLKGAIDFMGEHGYKVDMNKLKEAVRLSKRLIELWNEIDNCRKTVPTPMSAVDGNTACYPLFQMSGTELGVTLYEKVLEEVKGKVERKEGALDDEKLRLLWVGVPPAYNLGLLNYVEKYGAIFVKSMAEYLAGGAYDPAIIDPERPLESLAYRQLVDIANPTSANYVDFVAKIVRDFRIDGVIVGIQRTCGLLPGRTRLVKDAVYEQVGVPTTIFDMDAVDLREYDDTTAKANLDSFIEALLASKAG; translated from the coding sequence ATGACAACAAAAATGACCGAGCCGGGAAAAAAGAGTTTACAGACAACATCAGAGATAGGCAAAGCTATAAAAGCGTATTACGGGCTTGTAAAGGCAGCAAAGGAGGAAGGGAAACCGGTGATCTGGTCTGCTGGACTGATACCCAGGGAGATCTATCATTGTGTTGATGCACCGATAATCGCGATTGAGCATCTCCCGCTTGTACTTGCATCCAAACAGTTATCCAGTCATTATTGCCAGATCGCTGAGGCAGACGGGCTTTCGAGGGATGTCTGTCCCTATCATAGGACTTTTGCAGGGTGTGCGATTGCTACGGAGCGTGATGCATATCTTGAGAAATTTTTTGTCCCTCCTGATCTTATAATAGCAAGCAATCTTCCGTGTATGTCCGAATCCAAGTCCTTCCTGTATTCGGTTAATCATTACAATTGTCCTTACTACTTCATTGATGCTCCAATAAATACATGGGGGAAAGAGATTCCTGACTATGCTATCGAGTATTATGCAGGTCAGTTGAAAGGCGCAATAGATTTTATGGGAGAGCACGGATACAAAGTAGATATGAACAAACTCAAAGAGGCCGTCCGGCTTTCCAAAAGGCTTATTGAACTCTGGAATGAGATAGACAACTGTAGAAAGACTGTGCCTACACCAATGAGTGCTGTTGATGGCAACACTGCGTGCTATCCGCTTTTTCAAATGAGCGGAACCGAGCTTGGGGTTACCCTTTATGAAAAAGTGCTTGAAGAGGTGAAGGGCAAGGTAGAGAGAAAGGAGGGCGCCCTTGACGATGAAAAGTTGAGACTTCTGTGGGTTGGGGTGCCTCCTGCCTATAACCTCGGGCTTCTCAACTATGTTGAGAAATACGGCGCCATCTTTGTGAAGAGCATGGCTGAGTATTTAGCCGGCGGTGCATATGACCCTGCCATTATTGATCCTGAGAGACCCCTTGAAAGCCTTGCCTACAGGCAGCTTGTTGACATAGCCAATCCAACATCAGCAAACTATGTTGATTTTGTTGCAAAAATAGTCAGAGATTTCCGGATAGATGGGGTTATTGTGGGAATTCAGAGGACTTGTGGATTGTTGCCAGGACGCACGAGATTGGTAAAGGATGCTGTATACGAACAGGTCGGAGTCCCGACAACAATCTTTGATATGGATGCTGTGGATTTGAGGGAATACGATGACACCACTGCGAAGGCAAATCTTGATTCCTTTATCGAAGCCTTGCTGGCTAGCAAGGCCGGGTAG